In Leptodactylus fuscus isolate aLepFus1 chromosome 2, aLepFus1.hap2, whole genome shotgun sequence, one genomic interval encodes:
- the RPAIN gene encoding RPA-interacting protein isoform X2, with protein METVMRHRALYKGTTPPWKETYRKRCVERLKSNRSRLLDKFRQVGEGVHGSVGGSFLVQEVMEEEWKAMQMPSNSLPSLWHRGSLPQDPDELVTLEEIKQDLLLEEQAMVEEIERIIEFENDCLDSVVELSNENEVVCPVCNRHYLTVTSCFILCQCGVYINCKSQGMNTKKLQALLEANLSAHTSCCSEQPVFSVGLGAEGMSSMFMSCSVCDAVAIII; from the exons ATGGAGACTGTAATGAGACATCGCGCCCTGTACAAGGGAACGACCCCTCCATGGAAGGAAACCTACCGGAAG AGATGTGTCGAGAGGCTGAAGAGTAACCGCTCCAGGCTGCTGGATAAGTTCCGCCAGGTTGGAGAGGGGGTCCATGGAAGTGTTGGAGGCTCCTTCCTTGTCCAGGAGGTCATGGAGGAAGAATGGAAAGCCATGCAGATGCCCAGTAACAGTCTTCCATCGCTCTGGCACAGGGGATCCCTCCCACAG GACCCTGATGAGCTGGTTACCCTAGAAGAAATCAAACAAGATCTTCTCTTAGAAG AGCAGGCAATGGTTGAGGAAATTGAGAGAATCATTGAGTTTGAGAATGACTGTCTGGATTCTGTAGTTGAGCTGAGTAATGAAAATGAAGTGGTGTGCCCTGTCTGTAACAG GCATTATCTGACGGTAACAAGCTGCTTTATCTTATGTCAGTGTGGGGTGTACATCAATTGTAAA TCTCAAGGTATGAACACAAAGAAGTTACAAGCATTACTGGAAGCAAACCTTTCGGCACATACCAGCTGCTGCAGTGAGCAACCAGTGTTTTCAGTCGGCTTGGGAGCAGAAGGAATGTCCAGTATGTTCATGAGTTGTTCT GTGTGTGATGCTGTGGCAATAATCATTTGA
- the RPAIN gene encoding RPA-interacting protein isoform X1: METVMRHRALYKGTTPPWKETYRKRCVERLKSNRSRLLDKFRQVGEGVHGSVGGSFLVQEVMEEEWKAMQMPSNSLPSLWHRGSLPQAFGVLQDPDELVTLEEIKQDLLLEEQAMVEEIERIIEFENDCLDSVVELSNENEVVCPVCNRHYLTVTSCFILCQCGVYINCKSQGMNTKKLQALLEANLSAHTSCCSEQPVFSVGLGAEGMSSMFMSCSVCDAVAIII, from the exons ATGGAGACTGTAATGAGACATCGCGCCCTGTACAAGGGAACGACCCCTCCATGGAAGGAAACCTACCGGAAG AGATGTGTCGAGAGGCTGAAGAGTAACCGCTCCAGGCTGCTGGATAAGTTCCGCCAGGTTGGAGAGGGGGTCCATGGAAGTGTTGGAGGCTCCTTCCTTGTCCAGGAGGTCATGGAGGAAGAATGGAAAGCCATGCAGATGCCCAGTAACAGTCTTCCATCGCTCTGGCACAGGGGATCCCTCCCACAG GCTTTTGGTGTATTACAGGACCCTGATGAGCTGGTTACCCTAGAAGAAATCAAACAAGATCTTCTCTTAGAAG AGCAGGCAATGGTTGAGGAAATTGAGAGAATCATTGAGTTTGAGAATGACTGTCTGGATTCTGTAGTTGAGCTGAGTAATGAAAATGAAGTGGTGTGCCCTGTCTGTAACAG GCATTATCTGACGGTAACAAGCTGCTTTATCTTATGTCAGTGTGGGGTGTACATCAATTGTAAA TCTCAAGGTATGAACACAAAGAAGTTACAAGCATTACTGGAAGCAAACCTTTCGGCACATACCAGCTGCTGCAGTGAGCAACCAGTGTTTTCAGTCGGCTTGGGAGCAGAAGGAATGTCCAGTATGTTCATGAGTTGTTCT GTGTGTGATGCTGTGGCAATAATCATTTGA